In a genomic window of Glycine max cultivar Williams 82 chromosome 13, Glycine_max_v4.0, whole genome shotgun sequence:
- the LOX7 gene encoding lipoxygenase translates to MFGIIGGNKGHKIKGNLVIMRKNVLDINSITSVKGVIGTGINIIGGVVDTVTALASHISIQLISATKADGHGKGKVGKATNLRGQVSLPTLGAGEDAYDVNFEWDSDFGIPGAFYIKNFMQVEFYLKSLTLEDIPNHGTIHFVCNSWVYNSKNYKTDRIFFANNTYLPSETPAPLLKYREEELKNVRGDGTGERKEWDRIYDYDVYNDLGNPDSGDKYARPVLGGSALPYPRRGRTGRGKTRKDPNSEKPSDFVYLPRDEAFGHLKSSDFLAFGIKSVSQDVLPVLTDAFDGNILSLEFDNFAEVRKLYEGGVTLPTNFLSKIAPIPVIKEIFRTDGEQFLKYPPPKVMQVDKSAWMTDEEFARETIAGVNPNVIKILEEFPPRSKLDTQAYGDHTCIITKQHLEPNLGGLTVEQAIQSKKLFILDHHDYLIPYLRKINATTTKTYATRTIFFLKSDGTLTPLAIELSKPHPQGEEYGPVSEVYVPSSEGVEAYIWLLAKAYVVVNDSCYHQLVSHWLNTHAVVEPFVIATNRHLSVVHPIYKLLFPHYRDTMNINSLARKSLVNADGIIEKTFLWGRYALEMSAVVYKDWVFTDQALPNDLVKRGVAVKDPSAPHGVRLLIEDYPYASDGLEIWDAIKSWVQEYVSFYYKSDAAIQQDPELQAWWKELVQVGHGDLKDKPWWQKMQTCEELIEASATLIWIASALHAAVNFGQYPYGGLILNRPTISRRFMPEKGSAEYAALAKNPEKEFLKTITGKKETLIDLTIIEILSRHASDEFYLGERDGGDFWTSDAGPLEAFKRFGKKLQEIEHKLIQKNKDETLRNRTGPAKMPYTLLYPSSEEGLTFRGIPNSISI, encoded by the exons ATGTTTGGAATCATCGGAGGAAACAAGGGTCACAAGATAAAGGGGAACTTGGTGATTATGCGAAAGAATGTGTTGGATATCAACAGCATCACCAGTGTTAAGGGTGTCATTGGAACCGGCATTAACATCATTGGAGGTGTCGTCGACACCGTTACTGCTTTGGCGTCCCACATCTCCATCCAGCTCATCAGTGCCACCAAGGCTGATG GACATGGGAAAGGTAAAGTTGGAAAGGCTACAAATTTAAGAGGACAAGTGTCGTTGCCAACCTTGGGAGCTGGCGAAGATGCATACGATGTTAATTTTGAATGGGACAGTGACTTCGGAATTCCCGGTGCATTTTACATAAAGAACTTCATGCAAGTTGAGTTCTATCTCAAGTCTCTAACTCTCGAAGACATTCCAAACCACGGAACCATTCACTTCGTATGCAACTCCTGGGTTTACAATTCAAAAAACTACAAGACTGATCGCATTTTCTTTGCCAACAAT ACATATCTTCCAAGCGAGACACCAGCTCCACTTTTGAAGTACAGAGAAGAAGAATTGAAGAATGTAAGAGGGGATGGAACTGGAGAGCGCAAGGAATGGGATAGGATCTATGATTATGATGTCTACAATGACTTGGGCAACCCGGATAGCGGTGATAAATATGCACGCCCCGTTCTTGGTGGTTCAGCCTTACCTTACCCTCGCAGAGGAAGAACCggaagaggaaaaactagaaaag ATCCCAACAGTGAGAAGCCGAGCGATTTTGTTTACCTTCCAAGAGATGAAGCATTTGGTCACTTGAAGTCATCAGATTTTCTCGCTTTTGGAATCAAATCTGTATCCCAAGATGTCTTGCCTGTCTTGACTGATGCATTCGATGGAAATATTTTGAGCCTTGAGTTTGATAATTTTGCTGAAGTGCGCAAACTCTATGAAGGTGGAGTTACACTACCTACAAACTTTCTTAGCAAGATCGCCCCTATACCAGTGATCAAGGAAATTTTTCGAACTGATGGCGAACAGTTCCTCAAGTATCCACCACCTAAAGTGATGCAGG TGGATAAGTCTGCATGGATGACTGATGAAGAATTTGCTAGAGAAACGATTGCTGGTGTAAATCCAAACGTCATTAAGATTCTTGAG GAGTTCCCACCACGTAGCAAGCTAGATACACAAGCCTACGGTGATCATACCTGTATAATAACAAAACAACATTTGGAACCTAACTTGGGTGGGCTCACTGTTGAGCAG GCTATCCAGAGCAAGAAGCTGTTCATCTTAGATCACCATGACTATCTCATTCCATATTTGAGGAAAATAAATGCAACTACCACAAAGACTTATGCTACCAGAAccatatttttcttgaaaagtgATGGAACTTTGACGCCATTGGCCATTGAGTTAAGTAAGCCGCATCCTCAAGGTGAAGAATATGGTCCTGTTAGCGAAGTCTACGTGCCTTCGAGCGAAGGAGTTGAAGCTTATATTTGGTTATTGGCAAAGGCTTATGTTGTTGTAAATGACTCGTGCTACCATCAACTCGTTAGCCATTG GCTAAACACTCATGCGGTTGTTGAGCCATTCGTCATAGCAACAAATAGGCATCTGAGTGTGGTTCACCCTATTTACAAACTTTTGTTTCCTCACTATCGTGACACCATGAATATTAATTCACTTGCCCGCAAATCCTTGGTCAATGCAGACGGTATTATAGAGAAAACATTTTTGTGGGGTAGGTACGCTTTGGAAATGTCTGCTGTTGTTTACAAGGACTGGGTTTTCACTGATCAAGCACTGCCCAATGATCTTGTCAAGAG AGGAGTTGCCGTTAAGGATCCATCTGCTCCCCATGGAGTTCGGCTTTTGATTGAGGACTATCCTTATGCTTCTGATGGGCTAGAGATATGGGATGCCATCAAGTCCTGGGTGCAAGAATATGTGTCATTCTACTACAAGTCAGATGCAGCAATTCAACAAGACCCCGAACTCCAAGCTTGGTGGAAAGAACTTGTCCAAGTGGGTCATGGTGATTTGAAAGATAAGCCATGGTGGCAAAAGATGCAAACTTGTGAAGAGTTGATTGAAGCCTCGGCCACCCTCATATGGATCGCTTCAGCCCTTCATGCAGCTGTTAACTTTGGACAGTATCCATATGGAGGTTTAATCTTGAACAGGCCAACCATTAGCAGGAGATTCATGCCTGAGAAAGGGTCTGCTGAGTATGCTGCTTTGGCTAAGAACCCTGAGAAGGAGTTTTTGAAAACTATTACTGGCAAGAAGGAGACCCTCATTGACCTTACAATTATAGAAATCCTGTCAAGGCACGCATCTGATGAGTTCTACCTTGGGGAGAGAGATGGTGGTGACTTCTGGACTTCTGATGCTGGTCCACTAGAGGCCTTCAAGAGGTTTGGAAAGAAGCTTCAAGAGATTGAACATAAGCTTATACAGAAGAACAAGGATGAGACGTTGAGAAACCGCACTGGGCCAGCTAAAATGCCTTACACTCTGCTCTATCCTTCTAGTGAGGAGGGATTGACTTTCAGAGGAATTCCCAACAGTATCTCTATCTAA
- the LOC100777628 gene encoding eukaryotic initiation factor 4A-10, whose product MAGLAPEGSQFDARQYDSKMNELLSADGQEFFTSYDEVYDSFDAMGLQENLLRGIYAYGFERPSAIQQRGIVPFCKGLDVIQQAQSGTGKTATFCSGILQQLDYGLVQCQALVLAPTRELAQQIEKVMRALGDYLGVKVHACVGGTSVREDQRILQAGVHTVVGTPGRVFDMLRRQSLRPDHIKMFVLDEADEMLSRGFKDQIYDIFQLLPGQIQVGVFSATMPPEALEITRKFMNKPVRILVKRDELTLEGIKQFYVNVDKEDWKLETLCDLYETLAITQSVIFVNTRRKVDWLTDKMRSNDHTVSATHGDMDQNTRDIIMREFRSGSSRVLITTDLLARGIDVQQVSLVINYDLPTQPENYLHRIGRSGRFGRKGVAINFVTLDDARMLSDIQKFYNVTVEELPSNVADLL is encoded by the exons ATGGCAGGTTTGGCTCCAGAAGGATCGCAGTTTGATGCTCGGCAATATGATTCTAAGATGAATGAATT GCTTTCCGCCGATGGACAAGAATTTTTCACTTCATATGACGAAGTCTATGATAGTTTTGATGCAATGGGCCTTCAAGAAAATCTTCTGAGAGGCATATATGCTTATG GTTTTGAGAGGCCTTCTGCAATCCAGCAGAGGGGAATTGTTCCTTTCTGCAAGGGTCTGGATGTGATTCAGCAGGCTCAGTCTGGAACTGGAAAGACAGCAACGTTCTGTTCAGGAATTTTGCAGCAGCTTGACTATGGATTGGTTCAGTGTCAGGCTTTGGTTTTGGCACCAACAAGGGAGCTTGCACAGCAGATTGAGAAGGTTATGCGAGCTCTAGGTGATTACCTTGGTGTCAAGGTTCATGCTTGTGTTGGTGGGACCAGTGTTCGTGAGGATCAGCGCATTCTCCAAGCTGGTGTCCATACTGTTGTTGGCACTCCTGGGCGTGTATTTGACATGCTACGGAGACAGTCTCTTCGTCCAGATCACATAAAGATGTTTGTTTTGGATGAGGCTGATGAAATGCTTTCTCGTGGTTTCAAGGACCAG ATCTATGACATCTTCCAGCTTCTGCCGGGTCAAATTCAGGTTGGAGTGTTCTCTGCTACAATGCCACCTGAGGCCTTGGAGATTACGAGGAAGTTCATGAATAAGCCAGTGAGAATCCTGGTAAAGCGTGATGAATTGACCCTTGAGGGTATCAAACAGTTTTATGTGAATGTTGATAAGGAAGACTGGAAACTAGAGACATTATGTGACCTTTATGAGACTTTGGCTATCACCCAGAGTGTCATCTTTGTGAACACAAGGCGTAAGGTGGACTGGCTCACTGACAAGATGCGAAGCAATGACCATACAGTCTCAGCCACCCATGGAGACATGGACCAAAACACTCGTGACATCATCATGCGGGAATTTCGCTCTGGCTCTTCTCGAGTTCTAATTACCACTGACCTCTTGGCTCGTGGTATAGATGTACAGCAGGTGTCTTTGGTTATAAACTATGATCTGCCAACCCAACCTGAAAATTATCTTCATCGCATAGGACGAAGTGGGCGTTTTGGAAGAAAAGGTGTTGCCATAAACTTTGTGACTTTGGATGATGCAAGAATGCTGTCTGATATTCAAAAGTTCTACAATGTGACTGTAGAGGAGTTGCCATCAAATGTTGCTGATCTGCTCTGA
- the LOC100305940 gene encoding uncharacterized protein LOC100305940, with amino-acid sequence MEFRSKSCRDARLQIESYCGGKVSPTSMQDLRCYSANNAASSAYAHQIGSKEVKVKKGKTSATKPSKSWSFTDPELQRKKRVAGYKIYAAEGKMKGSLRKSFRWIKNTYTQALYGWW; translated from the coding sequence ATGGAATTCAGATCCAAGTCATGCAGAGATGCAAGGCTGCAGATTGAAAGCTACTGTGGAGGCAAGGTGTCCCCAACAAGCATGCAAGATCTGAGGTGTTACAGTGCTAATAATGCTGCTTCTTCTGCTTATGCACACCAGATAGGTAGTAAGGAGGTGAAGGTGAAGAAAGGGAAAACCTCAGCTACTAAACCATCAAAAAGTTGGAGCTTCACTGACCCTGAGTTGCAGAGGAAGAAGAGAGTTGCTGGCTATAAAATATATGCTGCTGAGGGCAAGATGAAAGGCTCTCTAAGAAAGAGTTTCAGGTGGATCAAGAATACATACACTCAAGCTCTCTATGGATGGTGGTGA